The Perca fluviatilis chromosome 17, GENO_Pfluv_1.0, whole genome shotgun sequence region AATCAAACAGCATCTAGGAAAGAGGAAAGCTGGGTTTCTACAGAGAGGAAACATCTACATGTATAGGATGCCAAAGGACTGATTAAAGAAGGTCTGAGGAAAAGGAGACCTGCAGAAATTCAACAACTAGCTAGGAAAGAAGTAACTGTTACTATGTGCAACAACTCAgtgtaacaaatgcatggagtTGTAATTATTTTCCCAAAGAAACTAGATTGTATTTTGGAGTTATTGTTGCATTGCtctaatatgtatgtatataatacATGAGCACATTTATTACATTCTGAGTTGTTACAAATTTGTTtcagtaagtaaaaaaaaaaaaacaccttgaaAGAACAAAGTCTAAAAGAAGGAACTTGTCAGGAATTGCAAAGTTATACTTACTATAGTCTGACAGTGGGAGCattatttgaaaagaaaatgcaCAAGTATTTCACTGATTGGCAAGAATCACAGACCTGCCAAATGTGGATGGTTTTACATCCAATGTGATAATCTGTCAAAGTGTCTTTCCCATCTTTGCACCTGACATTTGGCACACCAGCTCCTTACCTGACTGAAATTGTACTGataattttacttaaataaaaagtcTTCCTAAGCAATTCCCTTCACAACTGGGATAATGAATTAAGGATATTTGTTTTCCATTCTCTGCTTATTAGATGCTTGTTCTGCATCTATAAAACAGTAACTGTTGTGTTGATTTTTAGTGAAAAGACAGATGATTAAAGCAATACTGACAACACTGCTAATGGGATGCAAAATCTACACAGGCAGGAATGGAATTGGAAAACCCATGAAATGATTAGTTTTTAGTATTTAAATCAGGGTTAATTATGCAGTAAAGGAAGCTGGCGTTTGACATGCATGcaagctctctctcacacataacACTTCTTGGGAGGTGCTCCAAACCATCCTAAATACCAGTTGTCCCCTACGAGGAACTGGTTTGAAGGAGACAGGGAACAGAGAAGAAAGCAATGAAAATGTCCGTCTTTTCTCCTCATCACAGATGAAACAcaagttaataaatatgttaatatgAACTAGAACGGATTTATGTTGCTGATTTTATGAGCcaacatttaattaatttatcagGGCTAACTATGGCTACAACATACAAACTCTATAAAAGcgtgcacacacagaaaaataagaTCATGGATGCTGGTGTTAGAAATGGTTATTGTTATGAAGAGTTCATTACAACAACAGGAAATCAAAAGTGATTTCAGCTGTTTCCTAtccactgagacacacacacaaacaaatgtgacTGAATAAAACCGTTAACTCATTTTGCCTTTCATTTTCACAAGTTACTTtttaatagggctgggcaatatatcgatattatatcgatatcgtgatatgagactacaggtagatatcgtcttagattttggatatggtaatatcgtgatatgatataagtgttgtcttttactggttttaaatagcctgggtaaaccctgacggacttccggcaaatttgagatttgctctgcaagtcagtctggcgaagagcccattcaaatccatttccaatgtccccaaaatagaggcaccaatcacaaccgctgaggtgggctttacgcgacgacgatagcgcagcgacggtgagcagctttttgtttacattcaacatgacggctaccgaagtgcagcgtcacccggatcgttggtccgattggttgaaggactaccGAAAGCGCCCAgcggcatttgagcggcgtccgttggtgacgcccctttggaaatgaactgtcaatgaacctttcccagacccactctcagttacaactgacaAGGGTCTGctgtcaaccaggctaggttttaaaggctgcattacagtaaagtgatgtacttttctgaacatACCAGACTGTtatagctgttctattatttgccttttccccacttagacattatgtccacattactgatgattatttatctaaaatctaagtgtgaagatattttgttaaagcacaaattgtcaaccctagaatatagccgcaatatcgatatcgaggtatttggtcaagaatattgtgagatctgattttctccctattgcccagccctagtttttaAGGAGTAAAATACCAAGACCTTGAGCCTTCAGGAGGAGCGGTGTACTGCTGTTTAAGTGTGCTATGGTGGGAATTTGACTCTCTGTGGTTGTTGCCAACTTTTCAACTGCTATCGGAGTTATTCACCAATGTCATTACTTACATCGTCCGCTTTGGAACCCTGTTCTTGAAGATTTTTCTGTAGCTCCTCTACCTGACTCTGTTCCTCCATCAGGCGCTGATTGATTAACCTAGATAAACAGCACAAAAGACCAGTTTGACAAGATAGTTTTAACATATCAATGAGCAAACATCAGAGAGGCAGGCTGCGGGCTATAAGGTCATTGACTGAAATTCCAGTTAAGACAAAGAAAATCTTTGTGAAGGGGGAAGAATGGGAGATTGATCCAAGTTCCAACACAGGGAAACACAATCAGCCCACAGTGAAAGCGTGGCTCTCAAAACtacatgaaaagaccaaaagatTTTCTCTTTGCtctattttcatttaatttgaatAAGATATTGAGCATGAAGGAGAAAAGTGTAATAGTGTTTTTCCTAGTGAAATGCGATAAAGAACTCAACCTGCTAATCCTGCTAGGCTGCATGTTTCTGTGCCCTTTGCTGACCTGTTCTCTGTCTCCAGTTCGTTCTTTCTTCGGTTGGCATCCTCCAGTAGACTCTGCAACAGTGCAATCTTCTCATTGTCTGATCCCTCCTGGGCCAGCTTCAACATCTTGTTCTCATGCTGAAGACGAATCAAATGTTCTCTGCAACAAACACAAATGGTACAAAAGCAGGTGTGAATACCAACACACAACACTATGAACTGATCACAAATAGTTGAAACAACCAATAGTGGCCCTGTACTCAACAAACCTATAAAAATATTTACCTCAATGTTGTCATTCTAAAATTAAATCGGATATCATCATGGctaaagacaaacagagaccACCAGTGAGAATACATTATTGCATGTGTTGTTCTCTGTGGTTTTATTATATCTGTCCCAGGTAACTATTTGGCACAAACTGCACTGCATCAGTCAATATAACGTGAGACTTAGTAAGTAGACAAGACTTAGAGTAATTTTGTTagcacaggacacacacacaccttgtgcGAACATATGCAACACATCTGCTGGCTGAGTCTAGTAAATACTAAATCATTTGCTGCATTGTAATGCTGCAAGTGTTGGACCGTCAAAGTGATCGACACTGTCTTCTCCAGAGCTAAACATTTGTTTGAGACGCCCACTGAGAAGCCACTATCTTGCACTGTTCCCCCGACTGACTGACTGCTTCCTGATAATGAACTTTGTACTCAGGACAGAGAAATGTCAGGTGCAAAGACAAGGCAGAGATACTTTCTCCCTTCAATCCATCAACTGTACTAAACAGATAAGATTGGCTCAGTGTTTTGATAGCGTTGAactcagcctgtctcttctgtcAAGTTTTTTAGGGTGTGGCTGCCGACTCCTTTCCAACTAAAGAGCTGACTAAATGTTTCAAGATGAACTTACAGCTGCTGGCTGGCAAAGGTTAGTCCAGGGAAGGCAAAGGAAGACTTGAAAAGAGGTTCCAATTCAGCTTATTGGGAAAATATTACAGCAATATGACCAGATTTCTTCTGGTGGAGTTGTGATTCCTACTCTGCAGTATATTAAGGGAATAACTACATTTCCAGCTCCTGTTTAGCCGTTTTATAGTTTAAAGGGAAAATTCAATCAATCCCAGATGCTGCTTATATAAAAGCAACAAGTTGAATCTGTCAAAACGGCACAGTCTAATGTTCCACACTCACTGAACAAACAACCGACAGACATAAATGAGCATGAATCAATCATTATCAATTCTGTATTTCACACACAATTCTTCTTTTCAGATATCTCACATAAAACATCGCTATTGCAACATTTTACACCTTTCGAAAGCTTGCAGGATAGGACATCCGCTCAGGGCACAAGAGCTTTTCGTTACTTATGATTAGCCTGGACTGGGTTAACTTAAGTACTTTTTCCCCCCATTAGTTGCTTTTAGAGAATTTCACTGTAAACCCATATTTATTTTGGTTCAcaagtgttgaaaaaaaattcaGGCACAGTATGCTGCCAGCAGAAAACCCAGCCCTCTTGAAAAGCAGCAGTCTAGCTGATGTAACTCACACACAGCTATTGCATAACTCGCTACAGAGACGGCTCTTTTTAGGCCAAACTCATCTGCCTGAAAACAgcagagagagcaagaggaaCATGCTGTAAATCATCTGGCTACCAAGTGAACAACAGCACTACAGACAATACTGTACTgtacgcacagacagacagacagacagacagacacacagacattaatTTACCTTACTAACCTACTGCTGGATATAAACACATAAGATGTTTTGATATTTGTACAGCTCTAAATGACTAGcttctcttttttattcttttctttgtaAAGATTATtacttttctgcctttaattgctaggacagctaggtgagaaagaggagagagaggtgggggggtgtggggggaagacatgcaggaaatcgtcacaggtcggattcgaaccctggagcTCTGTGTCGAGGCACAAGCCTCAAAGTATATGTGCaactgctctacccactgagtcAACCCCAGCCCacaccttctctttttcttttttacacacCAAAAGTGAAACGAAAGCATAGGGTTCAAAATTCATACCGAATCTCTGGGGTGGTGATCTCAGCAGCCAGTGAATCAGAGCCATCGTTGCTGACCATCGGGAACAAACCTGAAACACACCGATAATACAGTTTAAACCCAACTATTTAGGCTCAACCAAATAGATTATACTTTGCTTTAAAAAAGGCCATTAGGTCAGATTTAGCCACTCTTGGCCGTTACACTCATTTCACCTGATGTAAGCTGTCCCTCCTGGGCTTGGACACAGTGTAGCTCCTCAATAGTTTCCTTCAGAGAGTCTCTCTCCGTCCGCATACGctacagagggagagaaaaaaaatgtgtcaaggAGTTATACAGAAAAAAGTCTGACAGAGAGAAATAGTGCAGGGTCTGCAATGAAGATTCCCAATGTGCCAACAGAATTCATCTGTCAAACAAGTAGGGGCAGCTCCCACTCCAGTAACTGCAGCATTTAAAAGTGATGTACAGCCATTGGTCTTACTTTCTTCTTACTTGTTGAACAAAATGCTAATTTACAAAGTTAGGCACACTCCTCTGTATGTATGGTGTTATATTTGTATTAAGCGTGTATTTATCTTCTTGCAGAGTAAAACGAATACTGTTGGGTAATTATTTTTTGTACCAGTAAATTGTACatacatctttttctttttgtagagAGTCCACTTTCTCTTTGACGCGTTTGTACTCAAACTCCATCTTGTCGGCCTTTTTCGACTCCTCTGACAGTCTGTTCTGAAGTTCGACCACCTGTGCAGAGAAAGGGCAGTTAATGGGAACACATTGTCTCTCAAAATATACATCCAGGGGCCATATAAATAATGATAACTGCATGCTTCTGTCAACATGGCCGTGGGTTGGGTACCTGTCTCTTGTATGTCTCCAGCTGGCCCTTGGTAGCATTCGCCTTTCGTAACTCTTCTTCCAAACTGACGGTGCTCTGCATTAACACTGTGTTCTTCTCCTCCATAAGCTTATTCTGCAAAATAGCGACAGAAATGTAAATTTAATTTGTGCCATCTAACTACAaattaacaaacacacacacacacacagggcagtcGGTAAAAGCTATCTATACATACTAAATGTTTCTTACTAACCAATGGACACTGTGTAATGTATTGTAAGGGACATTTAGTAGAACTTATCACAGTAAATGCATTAAGTTACTGCTTCGACCGTtgtctgtgtacctgtctcctGAGAAGTCCCATGTCCTCTAGTTTCTTCTTGTAGTGCTCCACTGTGCCCTCCAGCTTTGACACTTTGTCTGATGAATGCCTGGGGAGGGAAACAACAGGCACTTTGTGATGTTACATttagaaaggaaaggagatggGGGAATCTTTACCAAGGCTCTGTTTGTGTAGCAACACACCTGTAACAACAGAAGTGTGAAATAACAGGATGGTGGTTCAAGCAATACATTATTTGTCTTGCATCATCTCCTGTTTTTTCTGACTCATTGAATTCCCATCAGCCCTTTGGAATCCCTTGTCATGTTAAATGTTAAGCTTTTTAGTTTGCTTTACTCAGGTAATCTCAGTGTGTTGCAAGCAAACCGTTTGCATCCTCGTCTTACCGGAGGACATCCATCTCGTCCTTGAGAGACTGGGCTTCATCAGCCAGCGACGCAAGCTCTTCATTCTGCGACTTCACGTCCAAGAGTTCTTTTTCAAGCTCTTCGCAACGGATCCGATAATCATCTTTTGATGCCTccaacctaaaaaaaataataattagcaACAATAATCATCTTGAAAATCTGATTTTGACAACAGCATCAGTCAATCCAactctcaattttttttatatgacatGAACATTTGTCTGCTTCTAGCATCTCCACACCTAAAAGTTTCTTCCTGCAGTTGCTCCAGTTGTGTCTGCAGCTGGAGGTGTCTGCGTCCAGCAGGGCTGTTTATGTCCTCTATGGAGTCAGACTGGTTAAGTCTCTCCATCAGGATCTGGTTTTCTGCCAGCAAACTGCTCTTCTCCTCTTGCAGGGCTGCCACCTGTGGGAGGGAAGGGAGGGAAAAGGAGGGCAAAGAACAGAAAcgcaaaaggaaaaaaaaaggaggagcaGAAAGGAATGGTTCAGCAGTGAGATACACGGAATTGGATGAGTAGGGAGAAGACAAGGATTTGGATAACAAGAAAGGTGAAAAatagaggaaagaggaaaaaaaaagaatgacatggAGGATGGAAGGATAAAAGGGAGCACGAGAGGTGTAGAGAATAGAGGGAAAGAATGTTCAagatggagagaagagaggCAGAAAAGGCAAATTAGTTTTCAAATTTTGTCGCTCAAGCTACTTTCATGTACACgtagcctatttttttttttacagcatttaATCCATTAGGTTAGGATTATATCACTGCAGCATTGATTCTGGTAATAAAGCAagcacacaccaaacacacttcAACATGGCAaaccaacaaactccaacatagCAAAGAGAGCTACATATGGTTTGATGTTGCCTTCCCAACGTGATAGACAGGGTATCAAACTCCACACAAAGCAAAGCAGGAGcagatttgtttgtttgtaatgGGCCAATATTGATACTAATTAATTACCAAGTCTGCTGCACCTCAGAAAACACAAGAACTGATCTTAATATTTGTTTTAAGAGAAAATAGAGACAAATCTGTAAAATCAATGAGCAGGCTTATTTTCAAATTTTAAATTACCTGGCATGTAAAGCCATTACCACATTCCATCATTTCTCAACCCTGACTGTTTTCTCTGCCAGGATTagagctatagtgcgtagtttctgtcgcccccatgagaaattcgaagtaatgacaacaacactgtaggCGCGTCCACGCTATATGAGCCTTATGTGATCGCGCACGCCCTCCCGCCCACCCATTCCCCCACtgagttgctagtagccaaggaggagacggaggtttaaaaaaaaaaacatgaactctTCAGAAGATATTATCTTCAcacgagtttctgcgcgggaaagtcaccggacgacacaatcttctgaacatacatacatacatactgagaaatacagagagagttgtttgGAGCGGAtaatcttaattagctttgtagcaactcatttggcaatggcttgaatgtaacggacgttcattaatatcaaaaagttacgcactaaagctttaagtcaaTGACCCTACAGCAAAATACTGTGACTttaaaataaatgccaataggtatttctgacttttcttctagctatgtctgcttttttttttttttaaatgttaagacTTCCATGTGTAAAATGTATGCCATTTAAATGTCATTAACACTGTAATATGGAAGCATTCTGGGAGAACTTGCACTGGTGTGAAAATTCCCTCACTGCAACAAGCACATGTCCCATTACAGCTGTGACCAGAACAGAACGGAAATAGAAAGGTAGTCAGGAAAGGGTTCCCTAAAAACATACTTAAATCACAAATAGTAATCTCACatattagtaatatacagtatgtgtaaactttttgttgttgttgttgcatatATTCAACAGTTTTGCCAAGAAATTACTCTTTCCTGGTTTCCCCTTACTGTCTACTATTGCTGTGGGGAAGCAATGAAACATACCAAGGTAAAAAGACATAGGATAATTAGTGAAGGGGTGACAactgacacacccacacaaaactGCAGTTGTGGCTGGTGTGCCCCAAGAGAGGACCACGTTTATACGTGTCCACAaacgtgtacacacacatgcacacataattAGGAGAAGGGGGATCTGGATTCCGAAGGGGGGGGATGCTGGTGCAAGCAGACTGAAAAAAATCCAGGACTATTAGACACGCCACACACCatgaatggggaaaaaaaaaagagacggaaagaaaagaaagtttgGATTTACCCTCTCTTCTAGCTCATTAAAGTCTAACCTCAGTCTATCACGCTCCTCTTGGACATGGAGGGCCTTTAAAGCAAGGCACACAGTGTGGAAATAGTCAGGAAATAAGAGGAAACCCATTTAACACAACAGGAGAGCAGGTCACCCTTTAAATTACAGCTCCATTTTCTGCAATAACTGTGTCATCATTagcagaaataaaatgtaaataaaatatgtccATTATGATAGATTTTACAAAAGCTTATCAGTGTTAAGgtaaaaaagaaatccacaATCTGGGATATAAACATAGGAAGAGTCCATCAGTAACaacagaatcagctttaattgATACTATGTAATTATAGTGTAATTATGCAAAAAAACAGGAGCTGGTTTTAAAATGTAACCAAAAATAGCAATAAGAAGTATGACACAATCAGTAAGATAGTAAAAGAGTTACACAATATAGCAGCAAAGGTAAGATTAAAATCTAATTAGGTGGACATAAGTGTTCTTGTATCTTTCCAGTTATTACACAAATATAATTGCTAAAGGCTAATGAGTAATGCCCGACACTCAAGTGTTTAAATTATACATTTGTGTCATTTTCCTAACAATACTGATAATTGATGAATATGTTAAGCACTTGGGAAATTTTATGATGGAAATATTTCAGCACCATGAATACAAAGACCAAATGGTCCGGTCATAATAACTGGCCGCAAATAATAAAGTTATCCACTTTAATGTCAGTTATTCCCATCCTGACCTTTTTTAATAATGTGCCACTGTGATAACTAACTGAACTCTAAAACCTCGCCAGGCTCACTGCTGGTGTTGTCTTTCAGGCTAGTCATTCAGACACGCGACAGGAGTTCCTGCACACTGTGCCATGATGTACAAAACCAGCGGTCAAACAGCCTTAAACATGGCGGATAACAACGGCATAAAACCAACCTGCATGTCAAGCTCGCGGCACCTCTGGGCGATCTCTTCCTTGGTAGACAAAGCATCATTCAGCTCCTCTGCTGTCTTCTTCAGCTGAGAAGAGAAAGACACAAATAAAAACCCTGCAGATTTACTTTGATTTCCACGAAATGTACTGTCCACTTGGACGAGACTAAAGAAACACTTTTAAAATCTCACGGACACGTTGGATCAAGGGCTAAACAAATACATCTACCCCCAAAAAACAGCGGGAGATGTTTTTGAGGCAGTTTATACACAGTAATGATTGCACAATAGCACAGCGCTTCTGCTGAAGCTAGCTTTTCCACACATCCAGCTGGTTTACAGGCCTGTGGCCAAAACAAGGAGGAGGGTGAAATACTGGTTGAAGGGGAGATCTGGGTCGAGTTTTATAGGGagtactgtgtgtgtaatgaCAATGGTGTTGAGGTTTCAGTGGACAGTCCAGATACCGgagggtgtctgtgtgtgatatcaaagACTTCCGAGTTTCGTGTGAATGTTCAATTTTGTATCTTACAAGTAAAGTCTATTTATTACAGGACAGTTACATTTAAACTTGTACATACTTCCTGACAGTACGAGTGTGCCTTCTGAAATTTGAGACCCTATTGAAGACACTTGCAGTTCTATAAAGTCTCCATACCTGTCTGTCTAGATCCACATACGAGTCATTTCCTCCCATCACCGGAGTCTCTTTACTCATCAgctgcagaaacacacaaaaacaagttaATGGTTCATGTGAAGTGTACACAGCGCCGACACTTGTTACACCTTGGTTCAGTGATGATGCCAACCGAGCAAGCGGGACCGTTGTGTCAATCCTGCATCTGCCCGAACTCACAGGATTACCAGCTGATCCTGCAGATGTGCCATCCCAATCCCACCCACAACCCTGTTTCTGTTAACAATCTATCTGACCAATCCCATCTAATTCTCATAGTTTATCAACAATTACCTGCAATCAATTTGGTAACCGGTCAAAATAGCATGATAGTTCACCTCTTGGAtggctgtcatgacaacatgcTGCACTGACTCCTCCATCATCATTATGGTCTGGATGTATTCTAGAGAGCACAGAGAAATAGACACAATGATGGGGGAAATTTGAGCCTCTGAATCTGCTGTAAATGCAATGCGATATCACAGACCATTGTTTCTCAATATTAAATTGCATATgcgtgcacacgcacacacacacacacaatgtaccTTGTTTCTGTTCACAGTTGACAGCACAGCCCAGTATAAGTTGAAGCATCCTCCCAAGTTCTGCTGCATCAGAGTGCTCTCCAATAAGGTTAACATCTGGTAGTGTGAAGTCGTTAATGTGCTGGCCTAGGATCTAGACAGGCACAAAATATGCTTTAATAATCACAGTACATCATTATATGAAAAGTGGATTATCATAACCTGTGCTGTGCTACAGCGGTTGAGGGTGGTGTTCGGCAGTCACAACTTGTCCCTGTTAGCAACACATATTCTTATGTAAAGTGGATGCTAGATATTGATCAAATCAAAATGAATACAGTAGATTCTTCTTACCTCCTGGTTATAGTCTAGGATGCCTTTTAGAACTTTCTTTAGATTGCTGATCTGAAACAAGAGAGAAACGCAACAAAGGTTAAGACTCAGATATATCTATATTTTGAAATGTGACAAAGATGTAGTGGGATCACCTAAGTCATCAGGACCATA contains the following coding sequences:
- the hook3 gene encoding protein Hook homolog 3 isoform X1 — its product is MTTSGSLDRMELCESLLTWIQTFGVEAPCKTVEDLTSGIVMAQALQKIDVVYFNDSWISRVKPEVGDNWRLKISNLKKVLKGILDYNQEILGQHINDFTLPDVNLIGEHSDAAELGRMLQLILGCAVNCEQKQEYIQTIMMMEESVQHVVMTAIQELMSKETPVMGGNDSYVDLDRQLKKTAEELNDALSTKEEIAQRCRELDMQALHVQEERDRLRLDFNELEERVAALQEEKSSLLAENQILMERLNQSDSIEDINSPAGRRHLQLQTQLEQLQEETFRLEASKDDYRIRCEELEKELLDVKSQNEELASLADEAQSLKDEMDVLRHSSDKVSKLEGTVEHYKKKLEDMGLLRRQNKLMEEKNTVLMQSTVSLEEELRKANATKGQLETYKRQVVELQNRLSEESKKADKMEFEYKRVKEKVDSLQKEKDRMRTERDSLKETIEELHCVQAQEGQLTSGLFPMVSNDGSDSLAAEITTPEIREHLIRLQHENKMLKLAQEGSDNEKIALLQSLLEDANRRKNELETENRLINQRLMEEQSQVEELQKNLQEQGSKADDTISCILKKKYEEHMEKLRELNNELLKKNAFIDEMEPKYNSSSQRVEELEEALKKKDEDMKQMEERYKKYLEKAKSVIRTLDPKQNQGSGPEVQALKNQLQEKDRMLHSLEKEMDKTKSQRDYEEKLIVSAWYNMGMSLQKKAAEDRLANTGSGQSFLARQRQATSTRRSYPGHVQPATASNVTA
- the hook3 gene encoding protein Hook homolog 3 isoform X6, with the protein product MTTSGSLDRMELCESLLTWIQTFGVEAPCKTVEDLTSGIVMAQALQKIDVVYFNDSWISRVKPEVGDNWRLKISNLKKVLKGILDYNQEILGQHINDFTLPDVNLIGEHSDAAELGRMLQLILGCAVNCEQKQEYIQTIMMMEESVQHVVMTAIQELMSKETPVMGGNDSYVDLDRQLKKTAEELNDALSTKEEIAQRCRELDMQVAALQEEKSSLLAENQILMERLNQSDSIEDINSPAGRRHLQLQTQLEQLQEETFRLEASKDDYRIRCEELEKELLDVKSQNEELASLADEAQSLKDEMDVLRHSSDKVSKLEGTVEHYKKKLEDMGLLRRQNKLMEEKNTVLMQSTVSLEEELRKANATKGQLETYKRQVVELQNRLSEESKKADKMEFEYKRVKEKVDSLQKEKDRMRTERDSLKETIEELHCVQAQEGQLTSGLFPMVSNDGSDSLAAEITTPEIREHLIRLQHENKMLKLAQEGSDNEKIALLQSLLEDANRRKNELETENRLINQRLMEEQSQVEELQKNLQEQGSKADDSCILKKKYEEHMEKLRELNNELLKKNAFIDEMEPKYNSSSQRVEELEEALKKKDEDMKQMEERYKKYLEKAKSVIRTLDPKQNQGSGPEVQALKNQLQEKDRMLHSLEKEMDKTKSQRDYEEKLIVSAWYNMGMSLQKKAAEDRLANTGSGQSFLARQRQATSTRRSYPGHVQPATAR
- the hook3 gene encoding protein Hook homolog 3 isoform X5, encoding MTTSGSLDRMELCESLLTWIQTFGVEAPCKTVEDLTSGIVMAQALQKIDVVYFNDSWISRVKPEVGDNWRLKISNLKKVLKGILDYNQEILGQHINDFTLPDVNLIGEHSDAAELGRMLQLILGCAVNCEQKQEYIQTIMMMEESVQHVVMTAIQELMSKETPVMGGNDSYVDLDRQLKKTAEELNDALSTKEEIAQRCRELDMQVAALQEEKSSLLAENQILMERLNQSDSIEDINSPAGRRHLQLQTQLEQLQEETFRLEASKDDYRIRCEELEKELLDVKSQNEELASLADEAQSLKDEMDVLRHSSDKVSKLEGTVEHYKKKLEDMGLLRRQNKLMEEKNTVLMQSTVSLEEELRKANATKGQLETYKRQVVELQNRLSEESKKADKMEFEYKRVKEKVDSLQKEKDRMRTERDSLKETIEELHCVQAQEGQLTSGLFPMVSNDGSDSLAAEITTPEIREHLIRLQHENKMLKLAQEGSDNEKIALLQSLLEDANRRKNELETENRLINQRLMEEQSQVEELQKNLQEQGSKADDSCILKKKYEEHMEKLRELNNELLKKNAFIDEMEPKYNSSSQRVEELEEALKKKDEDMKQMEERYKKYLEKAKSVIRTLDPKQNQGSGPEVQALKNQLQEKDRMLHSLEKEMDKTKSQRDYEEKLIVSAWYNMGMSLQKKAAEDRLANTGSGQSFLARQRQATSTRRSYPGHVQPATASNVTA
- the hook3 gene encoding protein Hook homolog 3 isoform X2, which encodes MTTSGSLDRMELCESLLTWIQTFGVEAPCKTVEDLTSGIVMAQALQKIDVVYFNDSWISRVKPEVGDNWRLKISNLKKVLKGILDYNQEILGQHINDFTLPDVNLIGEHSDAAELGRMLQLILGCAVNCEQKQEYIQTIMMMEESVQHVVMTAIQELMSKETPVMGGNDSYVDLDRQLKKTAEELNDALSTKEEIAQRCRELDMQALHVQEERDRLRLDFNELEERVAALQEEKSSLLAENQILMERLNQSDSIEDINSPAGRRHLQLQTQLEQLQEETFRLEASKDDYRIRCEELEKELLDVKSQNEELASLADEAQSLKDEMDVLRHSSDKVSKLEGTVEHYKKKLEDMGLLRRQNKLMEEKNTVLMQSTVSLEEELRKANATKGQLETYKRQVVELQNRLSEESKKADKMEFEYKRVKEKVDSLQKEKDRMRTERDSLKETIEELHCVQAQEGQLTSGLFPMVSNDGSDSLAAEITTPEIREHLIRLQHENKMLKLAQEGSDNEKIALLQSLLEDANRRKNELETENRLINQRLMEEQSQVEELQKNLQEQGSKADDTISCILKKKYEEHMEKLRELNNELLKKNAFIDEMEPKYNSSSQRVEELEEALKKKDEDMKQMEERYKKYLEKAKSVIRTLDPKQNQGSGPEVQALKNQLQEKDRMLHSLEKEMDKTKSQRDYEEKLIVSAWYNMGMSLQKKAAEDRLANTGSGQSFLARQRQATSTRRSYPGHVQPATARSMR
- the hook3 gene encoding protein Hook homolog 3 isoform X4, whose product is MTTSGSLDRMELCESLLTWIQTFGVEAPCKTVEDLTSGIVMAQALQKIDVVYFNDSWISRVKPEVGDNWRLKISNLKKVLKGILDYNQEILGQHINDFTLPDVNLIGEHSDAAELGRMLQLILGCAVNCEQKQEYIQTIMMMEESVQHVVMTAIQELMSKETPVMGGNDSYVDLDRQLKKTAEELNDALSTKEEIAQRCRELDMQVAALQEEKSSLLAENQILMERLNQSDSIEDINSPAGRRHLQLQTQLEQLQEETFRLEASKDDYRIRCEELEKELLDVKSQNEELASLADEAQSLKDEMDVLRHSSDKVSKLEGTVEHYKKKLEDMGLLRRQNKLMEEKNTVLMQSTVSLEEELRKANATKGQLETYKRQVVELQNRLSEESKKADKMEFEYKRVKEKVDSLQKEKDRMRTERDSLKETIEELHCVQAQEGQLTSGLFPMVSNDGSDSLAAEITTPEIREHLIRLQHENKMLKLAQEGSDNEKIALLQSLLEDANRRKNELETENRLINQRLMEEQSQVEELQKNLQEQGSKADDTISCILKKKYEEHMEKLRELNNELLKKNAFIDEMEPKYNSSSQRVEELEEALKKKDEDMKQMEERYKKYLEKAKSVIRTLDPKQNQGSGPEVQALKNQLQEKDRMLHSLEKEMDKTKSQRDYEEKLIVSAWYNMGMSLQKKAAEDRLANTGSGQSFLARQRQATSTRRSYPGHVQPATASNVTA